CCATACGGCGGCAGATAGAGGCCAACATCGCCCATATCCAGCCTAAATACAAAGCCAATAAATTCATCGCCTATTTCCAAAACTTCACAAACACCTATATCCGGCCCGACGTGTTCCGCCAATACCTCATCGAAGCCTGCCGGCCCGACATCGTCGGCATCGCCGTCGCGACGCGGCCGGACTGCGTTAATACGACGTATTTCGATATTATGGCGGACATCAAGGAGAACTACGGCGTCGATATCCTCGTCGAGTTCGGCCTGCAGACGGTTAACTACAAGACGCTGCAGAAAATCAACCGGGGCCACACGCTGGCCGAATACATCGACGCCATGATGATGATACAGGCCTATCCCTTCCGCAACTGCACCCACGTCATATTGGACTTGCCCTGGGATACGATGGAAGACGTCGTCGAGACGGCCAAGATTATTTCCGCCCTGCCGACGCACGAAATCAAGCTCCACGCCCTGTACATCATCAAGAATACCGTCATGGCCGACTGGTACAAGGCCGGGGAGATACAGCTTATTTCCGCCGAGGAATACGTAGATCGCGTCGTGACCTTTTTGGAATACACGCGGCCGGACATCGTGTTCCAGCGGCTCATCGGCCGGGCGCCGAAGGAAGCGACGGAATTTGCCAACTGGGGCATGGGCTGGTGGAAAATCCGCGATATGATCGACGCTGAGCTCGCGCGGCGCGACACCCGTCAAGGTGCGAAATGCACGTACCTTCACGGAAAAGCCGTGCGGAAATTTACAGATTACTAACAAAGGGGACATGACCATTGCCTATGGAAAAACGATTTATCTTTTCGGACTTGTCCGAGGCCAAAGCCGTGCTGGGCATGAAGGACGAATTTTTAAAGACCATACAGAAGGAATTTCCTGACTGCCGCATTGCCTCCCGCGGCGACGAAGTGATTATCGTCGGCGGCGAGCCCGGCGTCAGCCAGGTGGAGACGGTGCTGCGCACGCTGCGGTACCTGTACCGGGAAAATACGTACATGACGACGCAGCACGTGCGCTACTCGTCGTCGCTGATCAAGCAGGGAAAGGAAGACCTGCTCCAGTCTATTTACGGCGACACGGTCAGCATTTCGGCCCGGGGACGGCTCATCAAGCCCAAGACGGCGGGACAGAAGCAGTACGTCGATTCCATACGGAAAAATCTCGTGACCTTCGGCATCGGCCCGGCCGGCACGGGCAAGACCTACCTGGCCGTAGCCTTGGCGTCGTATTATTTGAAGAACCGCGAAGTAGAGCGGATTATCCTGACCCGCCCGGCCGTAGAAGCCGGCGAAAAGCTGGGCTTTCTGCCCGGTGATTTGCAGGAGAAGATCGACCCGTACCTGCGGCCCCTTTACGACGCTTTGGCGGATATGTTCGGCTACGACCAGTTTCAGAAGATGGTGACCCGCAATATCATCGAGGTAGCGCCGCTGGCCTACATGCGCGGCCGGACGCTGGAGGAATCGTTTATCATTCTCGACGAAGCGCAGAATACGACGAAAGAGCAGATGAAGATGTTCCTGACCCGTATGGGCAATCATTCCCGCGTCGTCGTCAACGGCGACGTCACGCAGATAGACTTAGTAGACCGCAAGATGTCCGGCCTCATCGAAGCCCAGAAGGTCCTGCAGAACGTCCGCGGACTGGGCATGGTGTACTTTACCGACGAAGACGTCGTCCGTCACGACATGGTCGGGCGGATCATACGGGCATATGAAGATTTCTATAAAAAAGAATAGAAAGGTGGACCAGTATGAATATCAACATCAACTACGAAGACCCGTCGTTCCAGAACGACACGTACGAACAGGTAATCGAGCAGGTATGCCAGGAAGCGGCACTCGTGTACGGCTTGGGGCCGAATGCGGAAATCAGCGTCCTCTTGTGCCACAACGAATACATCCACGAGCTGAATAAGCAGTACCGCCAGATTGACCGTCCTACAGACGTCCTGTCCTTTGCCCTGAACGAAGGGGAAGACGACGGCTACGACGGCCCCGACGCGGCCCTTTTGGGCGACATCGTCATTTCCCTGGAAAAGGTGCAGGAGCAGGCCGAAGAATACGGCCATTCCTTTGAACGGGAGCTGGCCTATTTGACGATTCACGGCATGCTGCACATCCTCGGCTACGACCACATGGAGCCTGACGACAAGGCGGAAATGCGCAAGGAAGAGGAATTTATCCTCCACCGCCTGGGTTACGTCCGTCAGGGAGAAGAATTATAATGGACGGGGAAAGCGTCCGCCTGCTCATCGAAGCGGCGAAAAAGGCCAGGGAAAGGGCTTATGCGCCGTACTCCCGGTTTTACGTCGGCGCGGCGGCTCTGGGAGAAGACGGCGTTATATATGCGGGCTGCAACGTGGAGAACAGCTCTTACGGCTTGTCGTGCTGCGCCGAGCGGAACGCCATATTCCGCGGCGTCGCCGCCGGCTGCCGGAAGTTTGAGGCCGTTGCCATTGTCGGCAGCGCCGACGATACGATGCCCTGCGGCGCGTGCCGGCAGGTCATGGCTGAATTCGGCGTGTCTTATGTCGTCGCGACCCGCGCCGACGGTGCTTACCGGGTGCTGGCTCTTGAGGATTTGCTGCCCTTTGCTTTCACACTACAGGAAGAAACAGAATAAGGAGTATATATGGAAGAAAAAACTACGTTTAAATCGGGATTCGTCGCCGTCGTAGGCCGCCCGAACGTCGGCAAGTCGACGCTCATCAACCGCATCATCAAGCAGAAAGTATCGATCGTGTCCGATAAGGCCCAGACGACGCGCAACCGCATTTTATGCATTCACACCGACGAGGACTGCCAGATTGTGTTCCTCGACACGCCGGGCATTCACAAGCCGAAGCATAAGCTGGGGCAGTTCATGGACGAAGCGGCTTATCAGTCCCTCAAGGACATCGACGCCGTGCTGTTCCTCATCTCGGGCAATGAAAAGAAGGGCCCCGGCGACATGTTCGTCCTCGACAAGGTAAAAGATGCCGGCGTTCCCGTATTCCTTATCATCAACAAGGTCGATTTGATGAGCAAGGAAGAGATTTTCCAAAAAATTACGGAATACAACGCCCTGTATCCCTTTGAACAGATTATCCCCATATCGGCGCTGAACGGCGACAACGTGGACGCTGTACTGGACGAGCTGAAAAAGATACTGCAGGAAGGGCCGAAGTATTTCCCCGACGACATGATTACAGACCAGCCTGAACGGCTTCTCGTCGCGGAAATCGTCCGGGAAAAGTTGTTCCGATGCACGCGCGACGAAGTGCCCCACGCCATCGCCGCCTACGTGGAAGAGATGAAGCCCCGCGGCAGGAACAAGGTGTACATCCGCCTGACGATTTACGTCGAACGGGATTCGCAGAAGCGCATCGTCATCGGCAAGAACGGCTCGGTTTTGAAGGAAGTGGGCGAGCAGGCTCGCCGGGAAATCGAAAACCTGCTGGGGTCGTCCGTATT
This region of Megasphaera stantonii genomic DNA includes:
- a CDS encoding TIGR01212 family radical SAM protein (This family includes YhcC from E. coli K-12, an uncharacterized radical SAM protein.); amino-acid sequence: MNERYNVYSTYLKERYGEKVYKLPISIPDTCPNRDGTLGTRGCAFCGSIGAGYENLPADMTIRRQIEANIAHIQPKYKANKFIAYFQNFTNTYIRPDVFRQYLIEACRPDIVGIAVATRPDCVNTTYFDIMADIKENYGVDILVEFGLQTVNYKTLQKINRGHTLAEYIDAMMMIQAYPFRNCTHVILDLPWDTMEDVVETAKIISALPTHEIKLHALYIIKNTVMADWYKAGEIQLISAEEYVDRVVTFLEYTRPDIVFQRLIGRAPKEATEFANWGMGWWKIRDMIDAELARRDTRQGAKCTYLHGKAVRKFTDY
- a CDS encoding PhoH family protein — protein: MEKRFIFSDLSEAKAVLGMKDEFLKTIQKEFPDCRIASRGDEVIIVGGEPGVSQVETVLRTLRYLYRENTYMTTQHVRYSSSLIKQGKEDLLQSIYGDTVSISARGRLIKPKTAGQKQYVDSIRKNLVTFGIGPAGTGKTYLAVALASYYLKNREVERIILTRPAVEAGEKLGFLPGDLQEKIDPYLRPLYDALADMFGYDQFQKMVTRNIIEVAPLAYMRGRTLEESFIILDEAQNTTKEQMKMFLTRMGNHSRVVVNGDVTQIDLVDRKMSGLIEAQKVLQNVRGLGMVYFTDEDVVRHDMVGRIIRAYEDFYKKE
- a CDS encoding cytidine deaminase codes for the protein MDGESVRLLIEAAKKARERAYAPYSRFYVGAAALGEDGVIYAGCNVENSSYGLSCCAERNAIFRGVAAGCRKFEAVAIVGSADDTMPCGACRQVMAEFGVSYVVATRADGAYRVLALEDLLPFAFTLQEETE
- the era gene encoding GTPase Era translates to MEEKTTFKSGFVAVVGRPNVGKSTLINRIIKQKVSIVSDKAQTTRNRILCIHTDEDCQIVFLDTPGIHKPKHKLGQFMDEAAYQSLKDIDAVLFLISGNEKKGPGDMFVLDKVKDAGVPVFLIINKVDLMSKEEIFQKITEYNALYPFEQIIPISALNGDNVDAVLDELKKILQEGPKYFPDDMITDQPERLLVAEIVREKLFRCTRDEVPHAIAAYVEEMKPRGRNKVYIRLTIYVERDSQKRIVIGKNGSVLKEVGEQARREIENLLGSSVFLDIWVKVKHDWRNKASALSELGYKNE
- the ybeY gene encoding rRNA maturation RNase YbeY, with protein sequence MNININYEDPSFQNDTYEQVIEQVCQEAALVYGLGPNAEISVLLCHNEYIHELNKQYRQIDRPTDVLSFALNEGEDDGYDGPDAALLGDIVISLEKVQEQAEEYGHSFERELAYLTIHGMLHILGYDHMEPDDKAEMRKEEEFILHRLGYVRQGEEL